From Aristaeella lactis, the proteins below share one genomic window:
- the lysS gene encoding lysine--tRNA ligase: MADYPVTPLTPPLSEQEIIRRQKLQKLLDAGQNPYEITSWGVTHRSQQILNSFDELEGKEVTIAGRMTSRRVMGKASFAHLLDGEGDIQIYVRRDDVGEEPYMAFKQDDIGDILGVKGTVFRTQTGEISVHATEVKLLCKSLKVLPEKFHGLTDTDLRYRQRYVDMIVNPEVRDTFRKRSKIIAAVREFLDSRGFIEVDTPVLHTLEIGASARPFRTHHNALDLDMFLRIETELYLKRLIVGGFEKVYEVGRIFRNEGMDATHNPEFTSVETYQAYVDYKEVMEMVEQLYEFVAMKALGTTDVTYQGEVIHLKAPWKRITMADAVKEACGEDYNAWQSDEEARAICDKRDVHVEKDATKGDCLAALFDEYVEASLVQPTFIIDYPVEISPLAKRKPENPALTERFEFFITGHEMGNAFSELNDPIDQRKRFEDQVALRASQGIHAEVDEDFVNALEYGMPPTGGLGFGLDRLIMLLTDSSTIRDVLLFPTMKPQGEKTAEAAAETEK; this comes from the coding sequence ATGGCAGACTATCCCGTAACGCCCCTCACACCGCCGCTGAGCGAACAGGAGATCATCCGCCGCCAGAAGCTGCAGAAGCTGCTGGACGCCGGCCAGAACCCCTATGAGATCACGAGCTGGGGCGTCACTCACCGCAGCCAGCAGATCCTGAACAGCTTTGACGAGCTGGAAGGAAAGGAAGTTACCATCGCCGGCCGTATGACGAGCCGCCGCGTTATGGGTAAAGCCTCCTTCGCCCACCTGCTGGACGGAGAGGGAGATATCCAGATCTACGTCCGCCGGGACGATGTGGGAGAAGAACCCTACATGGCCTTCAAACAGGACGATATCGGTGACATCCTGGGCGTTAAGGGCACGGTTTTCCGCACCCAGACCGGTGAGATTTCCGTTCATGCCACAGAAGTGAAGCTCCTCTGCAAGAGCCTGAAGGTGCTGCCGGAGAAGTTCCACGGCCTGACGGACACCGACCTGCGTTACCGCCAGCGCTATGTTGATATGATCGTCAATCCCGAGGTTCGGGACACCTTCCGCAAGCGGAGCAAGATCATTGCCGCCGTCCGGGAGTTCCTGGATTCCCGCGGATTCATCGAAGTGGATACCCCCGTGCTCCACACCCTGGAGATCGGCGCCAGCGCGCGTCCCTTCCGTACGCACCACAATGCCCTGGACCTGGATATGTTCCTGCGCATTGAGACCGAGCTGTACCTGAAGCGCCTGATCGTCGGCGGCTTTGAGAAAGTCTATGAAGTGGGCCGGATCTTCCGCAACGAGGGCATGGACGCCACCCACAACCCTGAATTCACTTCCGTGGAAACCTACCAGGCTTATGTGGATTACAAGGAAGTCATGGAGATGGTCGAACAGCTCTATGAATTCGTTGCCATGAAGGCCCTGGGCACCACCGACGTGACCTACCAGGGTGAAGTGATCCACCTGAAGGCCCCGTGGAAGCGCATCACCATGGCGGATGCCGTGAAGGAAGCCTGCGGCGAGGATTACAACGCCTGGCAGAGCGATGAGGAAGCCCGTGCCATCTGCGATAAGCGCGATGTGCACGTGGAAAAGGACGCCACCAAGGGCGACTGCCTGGCAGCCCTCTTTGATGAGTATGTCGAAGCTTCCCTGGTGCAGCCCACCTTTATCATTGACTATCCCGTGGAGATCTCTCCGCTGGCCAAGCGCAAGCCCGAGAATCCCGCGCTGACCGAACGCTTTGAGTTCTTCATCACCGGCCATGAGATGGGCAACGCCTTCAGCGAGCTGAACGATCCCATCGATCAGCGGAAGCGTTTCGAAGACCAGGTGGCACTCCGTGCCTCCCAGGGCATCCACGCCGAAGTGGACGAAGACTTCGTCAACGCGCTGGAATACGGCATGCCGCCCACCGGCGGCCTGGGCTTCGGCCTGGACCGGCTGATCATGCTGCTGACCGATTCCTCCACCATCCGCGACGTTCTGCTCTTCCCGACGATGAAGCCGCAGGGAGAGAAGACGGCGGAAGCAGCCGCAGAGACGGAGAAGTGA
- the uvrB gene encoding excinuclease ABC subunit UvrB produces the protein MDQFVLKAPYAPSGDQPQAIEALAAGIKAGLKDQILLGVTGSGKTFTMASVIEKVQKPTLVIAHNKTLAAQLCSELKAFFPDSRVEYFVSYYDYYQPEAYIASSDTYIEKDASINDEIDRLRHSATAALRERKDVIIVASVSCIYSMGDPSEYEGQMISLRPGMEYSRAKLIRDLIDIQYERNDVEFDRGTFRVRGDVIEIIPAGENQKALRVELFGDEIERISVIEAVSGHALATLEHAALFPATHYATDPAHMEEHIGEIEQDLAKRIEEFESAGKLLEAQRIAQRTRYDIEMMREIGYCQGIENYSRYFDGRKPGDAPYTLLDYFTGDFLVMIDESHVTVPQIRAMYNGDRARKNTLVDYGFRLPSAFDNRPLLFEEFEKRIGQTIFVSATPGPYERERAQQVVEQIIRPTGLLDPEVILRPATGQVDDLVGEIRKVTEKGERVLVTTLTKRMAESLTEYLKELDIKVRYLHSDIQTMERMELLRDLRLGEFDVLVGINLLREGLDLPEVALVAILDADKEGFLRSETSLIQTIGRAARNVDGRVILYGDQLTESMAKAMSETNRRRALQEEYNRVNGITPESVRNAIRSVLEITRKVEETAPAALNEEERAALMRQIEEEMLSAAKELEFERAAKLRDRLLELRGEAPMKDDNQSRRHRRRERTRKSEH, from the coding sequence ATGGACCAGTTTGTCCTGAAGGCGCCCTATGCGCCTTCCGGAGACCAGCCCCAGGCCATAGAGGCCCTGGCGGCAGGCATCAAGGCGGGACTGAAGGATCAGATCCTGCTGGGCGTCACAGGAAGCGGCAAGACCTTCACCATGGCCTCCGTCATTGAGAAGGTACAGAAGCCCACCCTTGTCATAGCCCACAACAAGACCCTCGCCGCACAGCTGTGCAGCGAGCTGAAGGCATTTTTCCCGGACAGCCGGGTGGAATACTTCGTCAGCTATTATGATTATTACCAGCCGGAAGCGTACATCGCTTCCTCGGATACCTATATCGAAAAAGACGCCTCTATCAACGATGAGATCGACCGCCTGCGCCATTCCGCCACGGCGGCGCTGCGGGAACGGAAAGACGTTATCATTGTTGCTTCCGTGAGCTGCATTTACTCCATGGGCGATCCCAGCGAGTATGAAGGACAGATGATCTCCCTGCGCCCGGGCATGGAATACAGCCGGGCAAAGCTGATCCGGGACCTGATCGATATCCAGTATGAACGGAATGACGTGGAATTTGACCGGGGCACCTTCCGGGTTCGCGGGGACGTGATCGAGATCATCCCTGCCGGTGAAAACCAGAAGGCCTTGCGGGTGGAACTGTTCGGGGACGAGATTGAGCGCATTTCCGTGATTGAGGCGGTCAGCGGCCACGCCCTGGCCACGCTGGAGCATGCCGCGCTTTTCCCGGCCACCCACTACGCCACGGACCCGGCCCATATGGAGGAGCACATCGGGGAGATCGAGCAGGACCTGGCGAAACGGATTGAGGAATTCGAGTCCGCCGGAAAGCTGCTGGAGGCCCAGCGGATCGCCCAGCGTACCCGCTATGATATTGAGATGATGCGGGAGATCGGCTACTGCCAGGGAATTGAGAACTACTCCCGATACTTTGACGGCCGGAAACCCGGGGACGCGCCCTATACGCTGCTGGATTACTTCACCGGGGACTTCCTGGTGATGATCGACGAAAGCCACGTGACCGTGCCCCAGATCCGTGCCATGTACAACGGTGACCGGGCCCGGAAGAACACGCTGGTGGACTACGGCTTCCGCCTTCCTTCCGCCTTTGACAACCGGCCGCTGCTCTTTGAGGAGTTTGAGAAGCGGATCGGCCAGACCATCTTTGTTTCCGCCACGCCCGGCCCTTACGAGCGGGAGCGGGCACAGCAGGTGGTGGAGCAGATCATCCGGCCCACGGGCCTGCTGGATCCGGAGGTGATCCTGCGTCCGGCCACCGGCCAGGTGGATGACCTGGTGGGCGAGATCCGCAAGGTGACGGAGAAGGGCGAGCGGGTGCTGGTGACCACGCTTACCAAGCGCATGGCGGAAAGCCTGACCGAGTACCTGAAGGAACTGGACATCAAGGTACGCTACCTGCACAGCGATATCCAGACCATGGAACGGATGGAACTGCTGCGGGACCTGCGGCTGGGCGAGTTTGACGTACTGGTGGGTATTAACCTGCTGCGGGAAGGCCTGGACCTGCCGGAGGTCGCCCTGGTGGCGATCCTGGACGCGGACAAGGAAGGCTTCCTGCGCAGTGAAACCTCCCTGATCCAGACCATCGGCCGGGCAGCCCGGAACGTGGACGGACGGGTGATCCTGTACGGCGACCAGCTGACGGAGAGCATGGCGAAGGCTATGTCGGAAACCAACCGCCGCCGGGCCCTGCAGGAGGAATACAACCGGGTGAACGGGATTACGCCGGAGAGCGTGCGCAACGCGATCCGCAGCGTGCTTGAGATCACACGCAAGGTGGAGGAAACTGCCCCCGCCGCGTTGAATGAAGAAGAACGGGCCGCGCTGATGCGCCAGATTGAGGAAGAGATGCTGTCCGCGGCCAAGGAACTGGAATTCGAACGGGCCGCGAAGCTGCGTGACAGGCTGCTGGAGCTCCGGGGCGAAGCCCCCATGAAGGATGACAACCAGAGCCGGCGGCACAGACGAAGGGAGAGGACAAGAAAGAGTGAACACTGA
- a CDS encoding ribonuclease Z yields the protein MMEFCTLGTGGTLPIPERALSSLYVRVNGRSLLIDCGEGTQVGIRKLGWGFRCLDGMLLTHYHGDHCTGIAGLLLSLEKAGRDEPFHIWGPRGLKRVVEGLCVIVPPLSFAVHLHEMPAEGGEIELIGLKIRAFPVNHGGIPCFGYRMFLPRGAVFDPEKAKALEVPMADWKRLQQGETVRIGGRRVTPSDVTGAERKGITLVFSTDTRPCETLDKYCADADLLILEGMYGTEEKMPQALKNHHMLYREAAEIARKTQPGGLLLTHFSTSIEDPEEYIPETRTIFERTWAAKDGETVTLRYPEGSEKAWTSLS from the coding sequence ATGATGGAATTCTGCACCCTCGGGACCGGGGGAACGCTTCCTATTCCGGAGCGGGCACTTTCCTCCCTGTATGTACGGGTGAACGGACGCAGTCTCCTGATCGACTGCGGGGAAGGCACCCAGGTGGGGATCCGCAAGTTAGGCTGGGGATTCCGCTGCCTGGACGGCATGCTGCTAACCCATTATCACGGAGATCACTGCACGGGCATTGCGGGACTCCTGCTGAGCCTGGAGAAGGCAGGACGGGATGAACCCTTCCACATCTGGGGACCGCGGGGTCTCAAGCGCGTGGTGGAGGGACTGTGTGTCATTGTGCCGCCGCTTTCCTTTGCGGTGCACCTGCATGAGATGCCCGCAGAGGGCGGGGAGATCGAACTGATCGGCCTGAAAATCCGGGCTTTCCCGGTGAACCACGGCGGCATTCCCTGCTTCGGCTACCGGATGTTCCTGCCCCGGGGCGCGGTCTTCGATCCTGAAAAGGCAAAGGCCCTGGAGGTTCCCATGGCGGACTGGAAACGCCTGCAGCAGGGCGAAACCGTACGGATAGGCGGCAGGCGGGTTACCCCGTCGGATGTGACCGGCGCGGAACGGAAGGGGATCACGCTGGTGTTCTCCACGGACACCCGTCCCTGCGAAACGCTGGACAAGTACTGCGCGGACGCGGATCTGCTGATCCTGGAGGGCATGTACGGCACCGAGGAAAAGATGCCGCAGGCCCTTAAAAACCATCATATGCTTTACAGGGAAGCGGCGGAGATTGCCCGGAAAACACAGCCGGGCGGCCTGCTGCTGACCCATTTCAGCACCAGTATTGAGGATCCGGAGGAATATATTCCGGAGACCCGGACAATCTTTGAAAGGACCTGGGCAGCGAAGGACGGGGAAACCGTCACCCTGCGCTACCCGGAAGGCAGCGAAAAAGCATGGACCAGTTTGTCCTGA
- a CDS encoding haloacid dehalogenase-like hydrolase — protein sequence MKKLTAVVMALMMITMMLFAVPVLAEESEELFAEWNPEAPALKALIEYVETVTNEESPDYIPPVDRIAVFDMDGTLCAELNPTYLEYYLLAWRILKDRSWQPDEEMLEFGRMLRDHALDGSFPEDMPMQHALHAAKAYSGMTLSEFADFVTNCLVRDADGFEGMTYANTFYVPMIEVVEYLQDNDFKVFICSGSDRFICRTFIEGILDIPYEQIIGMDVAVEAVNQGDTDGLDYVFTSDDCIVRTDNLLIKNLKMNKVLQIVREIGRQPVLSFGNSSGDVSMHNYTIYNNGYKSAAFMLIADNEEQDYGNTEKAQKLREKWEANGYYVISMKDDFRTIYGEEVSKTGTFHWLEDLAD from the coding sequence ATGAAAAAGTTGACCGCGGTGGTCATGGCGCTGATGATGATCACAATGATGTTATTTGCCGTGCCGGTACTGGCGGAGGAAAGCGAAGAGCTTTTTGCGGAATGGAATCCGGAGGCGCCGGCGCTGAAGGCACTGATCGAATACGTGGAAACTGTGACGAATGAGGAGTCGCCGGACTATATTCCGCCGGTGGACCGGATCGCTGTCTTTGATATGGACGGTACGCTCTGCGCGGAACTGAATCCGACTTATCTGGAGTATTATCTGCTTGCCTGGAGAATCCTGAAGGACCGTTCCTGGCAGCCGGATGAGGAGATGCTGGAGTTTGGGCGTATGCTCCGGGATCACGCACTGGACGGATCTTTCCCGGAAGATATGCCTATGCAGCACGCGCTGCACGCTGCAAAGGCCTATTCCGGTATGACGCTGTCAGAGTTTGCGGATTTCGTGACCAACTGCCTGGTGCGTGACGCGGACGGGTTTGAAGGCATGACCTATGCAAACACCTTTTACGTTCCGATGATCGAAGTGGTGGAATACCTGCAGGACAATGACTTTAAGGTCTTTATCTGCAGCGGAAGCGACCGTTTCATCTGCCGGACCTTTATTGAAGGAATACTGGATATCCCTTATGAGCAGATCATCGGCATGGATGTGGCGGTGGAGGCTGTTAACCAGGGAGACACTGACGGTCTGGATTATGTCTTTACCAGTGATGACTGCATTGTTCGTACGGATAACCTGCTGATCAAGAACCTGAAGATGAACAAGGTGCTGCAGATCGTTCGGGAGATCGGACGCCAGCCTGTCCTGTCCTTTGGCAATTCCAGCGGCGATGTGAGCATGCACAACTATACGATCTATAATAATGGCTACAAAAGCGCCGCGTTTATGCTGATCGCGGACAACGAGGAACAGGATTACGGGAATACGGAAAAAGCCCAGAAACTGCGGGAAAAATGGGAAGCAAACGGCTATTATGTGATTTCGATGAAGGATGATTTCAGGACGATTTACGGGGAAGAAGTGAGCAAGACAGGGACATTCCACTGGCTGGAGGATCTTGCGGATTAA
- the greA gene encoding transcription elongation factor GreA, protein MAEGTILTESGLKKLEEELDYLISVRRNEISEQIAVARGFGDLSENAEYDEAKKEQAKVEEQITRLQATIRTATVVADDEITTEKVSIGTVVKVKDLDDGETYEYSIVGANEADPMENKISNESPVGAGLIGMKKNQTATIVIPAGTLRYKIVSIKKN, encoded by the coding sequence ATGGCTGAAGGAACGATCCTGACCGAAAGCGGTCTGAAGAAACTCGAAGAAGAACTGGACTATCTCATTTCCGTTCGCCGGAACGAGATCAGCGAACAGATCGCCGTGGCCCGCGGTTTCGGTGACCTGAGTGAAAATGCCGAATACGACGAGGCCAAAAAGGAACAGGCCAAGGTGGAGGAGCAGATTACCCGCCTGCAGGCGACCATCCGCACCGCTACTGTTGTCGCGGATGACGAAATCACCACTGAAAAGGTGTCCATCGGCACTGTCGTGAAGGTGAAGGACCTGGACGACGGCGAGACCTATGAGTATTCCATCGTGGGCGCGAATGAAGCGGATCCCATGGAGAACAAGATCTCCAACGAGAGCCCTGTGGGTGCCGGACTGATCGGTATGAAGAAGAACCAGACCGCCACCATCGTGATCCCTGCCGGCACGCTCCGCTACAAGATCGTGTCTATCAAGAAGAACTAA
- a CDS encoding AraC family transcriptional regulator: MTGYETLQRAVEYIEAHMLDNITYVDAANHVNMSPYEFHRTFRFISGITPGTYIRNRRLSLAGQELLYTDVKVTDLAMKYWFDSVDGFTKAFSRFHGITPSAVKAGGRSLAMYNPLSIRVTMEGATPIRYRMTEQKTVTFLAIPRSFSVDIIEDDDDHSISDFWGECISNNKLDLLKSFREKNDDRVFGLCSELKENSTSFVYALAVAVPDDFDFRQAPEGFTKWEVGKSRYVVFNCYGKDGDCISKAWENYYQNFLPQSGLESKVSPDFEVYFDNGNPDLMCELWIPVV; encoded by the coding sequence ATGACAGGCTACGAAACACTGCAAAGAGCTGTGGAATACATTGAAGCGCATATGCTCGACAACATCACTTATGTTGATGCCGCAAATCACGTCAATATGTCGCCGTACGAATTTCACAGGACATTCCGCTTTATTTCAGGCATAACTCCCGGCACGTACATCAGGAACAGAAGGCTTTCGCTTGCCGGACAGGAGCTTTTGTACACAGACGTAAAAGTAACAGATCTCGCGATGAAATACTGGTTCGACAGCGTGGATGGATTTACAAAAGCATTTTCGCGCTTTCATGGCATTACGCCAAGCGCGGTAAAGGCCGGCGGCAGAAGCCTTGCAATGTACAATCCGCTTTCAATCAGAGTCACGATGGAAGGCGCAACACCCATCAGATACAGGATGACAGAGCAGAAAACGGTGACTTTTCTCGCAATTCCACGTTCCTTTTCAGTCGATATCATTGAAGATGATGATGACCACAGCATTTCTGATTTCTGGGGTGAATGCATATCAAATAATAAACTCGATCTGCTGAAATCCTTCCGCGAAAAAAATGATGACAGAGTTTTCGGGCTGTGCTCTGAACTGAAAGAGAACTCCACATCATTTGTTTACGCACTTGCAGTTGCTGTCCCAGATGACTTTGATTTTAGGCAGGCACCGGAGGGCTTTACAAAATGGGAAGTAGGGAAAAGCCGCTATGTAGTATTCAACTGCTATGGCAAAGATGGAGACTGCATCTCAAAAGCGTGGGAAAACTATTACCAAAATTTTCTGCCGCAGAGCGGACTTGAATCAAAGGTGTCACCGGATTTTGAGGTTTATTTTGATAACGGAAATCCGGACCTGATGTGTGAGCTTTGGATTCCAGTGGTTTAA
- a CDS encoding glycogen synthase yields MAEKRRIAFVGSECYPFVKTGGLGDVMYALPRALVSEGCEVRVILPLYACIHQKYKENMEYKGSFMMDQTADGRSFFVGIMELEMDGVIYDFVENREFFDWGNPYTGLWEDIPKYCFFSKASLAILNYLDWAPDVIHCHDWQASLVPLYLRTKFWATAVGKAKTVLTIHNLRFQGICSIEHLKYWSGLRDDLFDYPVLKHNEAEANMFKGGLAFATRITTVSETYAKEIQTPAFGEGLDAHLRYHSPKLSGIVNGIDVEQWDPAKDTLLAAQYDVDSAVEQKKENKRALQERLGLDQDGRKMLIGLVSRLTDQKGLDLVDAIFPKVIDGNTQVVVLGTGDPRYENAFRWFESQYKGTVCSYISYDEPLAHLIYSGADAFLVPSLFEPCGLTQLIAMRYGTAPIVRETGGLKDTVQPFRGDANEGNGFTFDKYDANLLLDAINQAKTVFFTNRGAWDEMVRRNMRKDVSWEQSAKKYMSVYDETING; encoded by the coding sequence ATGGCTGAGAAACGCAGAATAGCCTTTGTCGGATCAGAGTGTTATCCTTTTGTGAAGACGGGCGGTCTGGGTGACGTAATGTACGCGCTTCCCCGTGCCCTTGTCAGCGAAGGATGCGAAGTACGGGTCATTCTTCCGCTGTATGCCTGTATCCACCAGAAATACAAAGAGAATATGGAATACAAAGGCTCCTTTATGATGGACCAGACCGCGGACGGCAGGAGCTTCTTCGTGGGCATCATGGAGCTGGAAATGGACGGCGTGATCTACGACTTTGTCGAGAACCGGGAGTTCTTCGACTGGGGCAATCCCTATACGGGCCTGTGGGAAGATATTCCGAAGTACTGCTTCTTCTCCAAGGCGTCCCTGGCGATCCTGAACTACCTGGACTGGGCGCCGGACGTGATCCACTGCCATGACTGGCAGGCAAGCCTTGTACCCCTGTACCTGCGGACCAAGTTCTGGGCCACAGCGGTGGGCAAGGCAAAGACAGTGCTGACCATCCACAATCTCCGGTTCCAGGGGATCTGCTCCATTGAGCACCTGAAATACTGGTCCGGCCTGCGGGACGATCTGTTTGACTATCCGGTCCTCAAGCACAACGAGGCGGAAGCCAATATGTTCAAGGGCGGCCTGGCCTTCGCGACCCGGATCACCACGGTGAGCGAAACCTACGCGAAGGAAATCCAGACCCCGGCCTTCGGCGAGGGACTGGACGCGCACCTGCGCTATCACAGCCCGAAGCTGAGCGGCATTGTCAACGGCATCGACGTGGAGCAGTGGGATCCGGCGAAGGATACCCTGCTGGCGGCGCAGTATGACGTGGACAGCGCGGTGGAACAGAAGAAGGAAAACAAGCGCGCCTTGCAGGAACGCCTGGGCCTTGACCAGGACGGCCGCAAGATGCTGATCGGCCTGGTTTCCCGCCTGACGGACCAGAAGGGCCTGGATCTGGTGGATGCCATCTTCCCGAAGGTCATTGACGGGAACACCCAGGTGGTTGTCCTGGGCACCGGCGATCCCCGGTATGAGAATGCCTTCCGCTGGTTTGAAAGCCAGTATAAGGGAACTGTTTGTTCCTATATCAGCTATGACGAGCCCCTGGCTCACCTGATCTACAGCGGCGCGGATGCCTTCCTGGTTCCCAGCCTGTTCGAGCCCTGCGGCCTGACACAGCTGATCGCCATGCGCTACGGCACGGCGCCCATCGTCCGGGAGACCGGCGGCCTGAAGGATACGGTGCAGCCCTTCCGCGGAGACGCGAACGAGGGGAACGGATTCACCTTTGACAAGTATGACGCGAACCTGCTGCTGGATGCCATCAACCAGGCCAAGACGGTATTCTTCACGAACCGGGGCGCCTGGGATGAGATGGTCCGGCGGAACATGCGGAAGGACGTGTCGTGGGAACAGTCGGCGAAGAAGTATATGAGTGTTTATGATGAGACCATAAACGGGTAA
- a CDS encoding metallophosphoesterase, translated as MKRQLTEYTFRSEKIERPLRLAVAADIHSSPFEDVLEEFARCDAVLIPGDLVDRHRRNNENAYRFLEAAPECAPVFYSIGNHERKFRDRAAYLEKVKASKVTLLDNESISFMGIRIGGLSSVKEKQPDLAFLDRFEKEEGYRLLLCHHPEVYRDFVSGRDIDLTLAGHAHGGQIQIAGHGLYAPGQGLFPKLTHGLYDGGKLLVSRGMTNGAKPRIPRIGNPCELIILNLVNTSGSGK; from the coding sequence ATGAAAAGACAACTGACGGAATACACCTTCCGCTCGGAAAAGATAGAACGCCCGCTACGGCTGGCAGTGGCGGCGGATATTCACAGCTCGCCCTTTGAAGACGTGCTGGAGGAGTTTGCCCGCTGCGACGCGGTGCTGATTCCCGGTGACCTGGTGGACCGCCACCGCCGGAACAACGAGAACGCGTATCGCTTCCTGGAAGCCGCTCCGGAGTGTGCCCCGGTGTTTTATTCCATCGGCAATCACGAAAGGAAATTCCGGGACAGGGCAGCGTACCTGGAAAAGGTGAAGGCCAGCAAGGTGACCCTGCTGGACAATGAGAGCATCTCCTTTATGGGGATCCGCATCGGCGGCCTTTCCAGCGTAAAGGAAAAGCAGCCGGACCTGGCTTTCCTGGACCGGTTTGAGAAGGAGGAGGGCTACAGACTCCTGCTGTGCCACCACCCGGAGGTATACCGGGATTTCGTGTCCGGACGGGATATTGACCTGACCCTTGCCGGTCATGCCCACGGCGGGCAGATCCAGATCGCGGGCCACGGACTGTATGCCCCCGGCCAGGGGCTTTTTCCGAAACTGACCCATGGCCTGTATGACGGCGGGAAACTGCTGGTTTCACGGGGAATGACCAACGGGGCGAAACCGCGGATTCCGCGGATCGGAAATCCCTGCGAGCTGATCATACTGAATCTTGTTAACACTTCCGGGTCTGGTAAGTGA
- a CDS encoding Gfo/Idh/MocA family protein: MKIAVLGTGFGKEHAKIFRREKVVDEIIVWGRKPEKLKEVETELGVKTTMNLDDILNDSDIALVDVCLPTKVHAEYAIKALRAGKHVFVEMPLADTTENGQKILETAKECNRRVFVDLFLQFEYPYQLLKQMKEENRYGECIDFYIRRQTPHWWGNLDLDNIALSLMHHDIDYVLQLLGKPDSIRVAGRNVRPECSAVTALMSFKNATATIHADSSLVDTCPFSVGFEATFEKAFIRYFEDGYQDGRTETKLEIFTDEKLEEVKLVQQNCYELVCHDVVESILENKPSRLDIEHALLTLKTIVQMNGMMCGGQ, translated from the coding sequence ATGAAAATTGCGGTTTTAGGTACAGGTTTTGGAAAAGAACACGCTAAAATTTTTCGCCGGGAAAAAGTGGTTGATGAAATCATCGTATGGGGACGCAAGCCGGAGAAGCTTAAGGAAGTTGAAACAGAGCTGGGTGTAAAAACGACGATGAATCTTGATGATATATTGAACGACTCGGATATCGCTCTTGTTGACGTATGTCTTCCGACTAAGGTTCACGCTGAGTATGCCATAAAAGCACTGCGTGCGGGAAAGCATGTTTTTGTAGAAATGCCCCTTGCCGACACAACGGAAAACGGACAAAAAATCCTTGAAACCGCAAAGGAATGCAACCGCCGTGTATTTGTCGATTTATTCCTGCAGTTTGAATATCCGTATCAGCTTTTGAAACAGATGAAAGAAGAGAACCGATACGGTGAATGCATCGACTTTTATATCAGACGACAAACACCGCACTGGTGGGGCAATCTTGATCTGGACAACATTGCATTAAGTTTAATGCATCATGACATCGATTATGTGCTACAATTGCTGGGTAAACCGGATTCGATTCGGGTTGCGGGCAGAAACGTCCGCCCTGAATGTTCTGCGGTAACTGCGCTGATGAGCTTCAAAAATGCGACGGCAACGATTCACGCAGACTCATCACTGGTTGACACATGCCCTTTCAGCGTAGGATTTGAGGCTACATTTGAAAAGGCTTTTATCCGCTATTTTGAGGACGGCTATCAGGACGGAAGAACAGAAACAAAGCTTGAAATCTTTACCGATGAAAAGCTGGAAGAAGTTAAACTTGTTCAGCAGAACTGCTATGAGCTGGTATGCCATGATGTTGTGGAATCCATTCTGGAAAACAAACCGTCACGGCTTGATATTGAACATGCTTTGCTCACTTTGAAGACGATCGTGCAGATGAACGGGATGATGTGCGGCGGACAGTGA